A DNA window from Candidatus Hydrogenedentota bacterium contains the following coding sequences:
- a CDS encoding FAD-dependent oxidoreductase, with protein MSALGSDECPLRVAIVGSGPSGFYAAESLYKAEIPLRLDMFDRLPTPFGLVRGGVAPDHPKIKTVTKIYDRIAAHEGFQFFGNVFIGRDIAVGELKLFYDAVIFACGAETDRRLGVPGESCPGSHTATEFVGWYNGHPDFRDRTFDLSAEAAVIVGQGNVAVDVCRILSKTVNELKNSDIARHALDALAESRIRRVYLIGRRGPVQAKFTSQELRELGALEACAPVVDPAELELDPLSQAELDDPNNKHSQKNVSILREFAERCPANTPKQCHIRFLRSPVEIRGADRVESVVLEKNTLEGEAFHLRARGTGETEQIPCGLVFRSVGYRGVPIPGVPFDEEQGIFPNIGGRIVADGQPIAGLYACGWIKRGPSGIIGNNKPDSAETIKALLDDMPSLPPCPRRDSLEMARLLAGRGVRAVSYADWRAIDAEEIARGQRAGKPREKFTRIEEFLALLDK; from the coding sequence ATGAGCGCGTTAGGCAGTGACGAGTGCCCGTTGCGGGTGGCGATTGTGGGGAGCGGCCCGAGCGGGTTTTACGCGGCCGAGTCGTTGTACAAAGCCGAGATACCCCTCCGGCTCGATATGTTTGACCGGCTGCCCACGCCGTTCGGGCTGGTGCGCGGCGGGGTAGCGCCCGACCATCCGAAAATCAAGACGGTGACCAAGATCTACGACCGTATCGCCGCCCATGAGGGGTTTCAGTTCTTCGGCAACGTTTTCATTGGCCGCGACATCGCCGTCGGCGAGCTGAAGCTCTTCTACGACGCGGTCATCTTCGCGTGCGGGGCCGAGACCGACCGCCGCCTCGGGGTTCCCGGCGAATCGTGCCCCGGCAGCCATACCGCAACCGAGTTCGTGGGCTGGTACAACGGCCACCCGGATTTCCGCGACCGGACGTTCGATCTCTCCGCCGAGGCCGCCGTCATTGTCGGCCAGGGGAACGTCGCGGTCGACGTCTGCCGCATCCTCTCGAAAACCGTCAACGAGTTGAAAAACAGCGATATCGCCCGACACGCCCTCGACGCCCTCGCGGAAAGCAGGATCAGGCGTGTCTATCTCATCGGACGCCGCGGGCCGGTGCAGGCGAAGTTCACGTCGCAGGAGTTGCGCGAACTGGGCGCGCTCGAGGCTTGCGCGCCTGTGGTCGACCCGGCCGAACTCGAGCTGGATCCCCTCAGCCAGGCCGAACTCGATGACCCCAACAACAAACACAGTCAGAAGAACGTGTCGATCCTCCGCGAATTCGCTGAACGATGCCCGGCGAATACACCGAAACAGTGCCATATCCGGTTTCTGCGCAGTCCGGTCGAAATCCGGGGCGCGGACCGTGTCGAGTCGGTCGTGCTCGAGAAGAACACGCTCGAGGGCGAGGCGTTCCACCTCCGCGCACGGGGCACCGGCGAGACGGAACAGATCCCCTGCGGGCTGGTGTTTCGCAGCGTGGGCTATCGCGGCGTTCCCATCCCCGGCGTGCCCTTCGACGAGGAACAGGGCATCTTTCCAAACATCGGGGGCCGCATCGTCGCGGATGGGCAGCCCATCGCCGGTCTTTATGCCTGCGGATGGATCAAACGCGGTCCCAGCGGCATCATCGGCAACAACAAGCCCGACAGCGCGGAGACGATAAAGGCGTTGCTCGACGACATGCCCTCGCTGCCGCCGTGTCCGCGGCGCGACAGTCTCGAGATGGCGCGGCTACTCGCCGGGCGCGGGGTGCGCGCCGTGTCGTATGCCGATTGGCGGGCCATCGACGCGGAAGAAATCGCACGCGGACAGCGCGCGGGCAAGCCCCGCGAGAAATTCACCCGCATCGAGGAGTTCCTGGCGCTGCTCGACAAGTAG